Proteins encoded together in one Acetonema longum DSM 6540 window:
- the speD gene encoding adenosylmethionine decarboxylase, giving the protein MKAIGKHLTVDMYGCSFEILDDMEYVKDAMMTAVREANMTLLNFSAHKFEPQGLTALALLAESHMSIHTYPELGYAAVDVFTCGDHSRPDKAVFILKKFLKPERTKTYHIKRGDFGSERDMKPKVKVSAGAIYRVRSTGAKVFRFLARAK; this is encoded by the coding sequence ATGAAAGCAATTGGTAAACATCTCACCGTCGACATGTACGGCTGCAGCTTCGAAATTCTTGACGACATGGAATACGTCAAAGATGCCATGATGACTGCAGTCCGGGAAGCAAACATGACTCTACTGAACTTCTCGGCTCACAAATTTGAACCGCAGGGCTTGACCGCTTTAGCCCTTTTAGCGGAAAGCCACATGAGTATCCACACATATCCTGAACTGGGTTACGCTGCTGTAGATGTATTCACATGCGGCGACCATAGCCGCCCGGATAAGGCAGTATTCATCCTCAAAAAATTTCTGAAGCCGGAAAGAACGAAAACCTATCATATCAAACGCGGTGACTTTGGCTCGGAACGGGATATGAAACCAAAAGTCAAAGTAAGCGCCGGCGCCATATACAGGGTGCGCAGCACCGGCGCCAAGGTGTTCCGTTTCCTGGCCCGTGCAAAATAA
- a CDS encoding ExbD/TolR family protein produces the protein MRLPRQAPRKARIEIIPMIDTMFFLLVFFMLSSLSMIQQYTVPVNLPQAVGSPEKIPAVVTLTITEDGKMFCDKEPVQSPREAVMRLRQQSQGQDSLAVVINADQNVKHGQVVELLDAIQQSGLEKIAVAINHVKAKG, from the coding sequence ATGAGACTGCCCCGTCAGGCGCCCCGCAAGGCGCGGATTGAGATCATCCCGATGATTGATACCATGTTTTTCCTCTTGGTTTTTTTTATGTTGTCCAGCCTATCCATGATTCAGCAATATACTGTACCGGTGAATTTGCCGCAGGCAGTGGGCAGTCCGGAAAAAATTCCCGCAGTGGTGACTCTTACGATTACCGAAGACGGCAAAATGTTTTGCGACAAGGAGCCCGTTCAGTCTCCCAGGGAGGCGGTAATGCGCCTGAGACAGCAGTCACAAGGCCAAGACTCCCTGGCCGTAGTGATCAATGCCGATCAAAATGTAAAGCACGGTCAGGTCGTCGAACTCTTGGATGCCATACAGCAAAGCGGCCTGGAGAAGATTGCCGTTGCCATCAACCATGTAAAAGCAAAAGGATGA
- a CDS encoding MotA/TolQ/ExbB proton channel family protein, giving the protein MLGTIIGMIDSFEIMALSGSSQPHAVTGGVAEALIATAGGITVAVLTLIPYNYFLAWVERETEAIEQYATRLELMITAQPREGC; this is encoded by the coding sequence TTGCTGGGTACGATTATCGGCATGATCGATTCTTTTGAGATCATGGCCTTGTCCGGTTCCAGCCAGCCCCATGCCGTAACCGGCGGGGTGGCCGAGGCGCTGATTGCTACCGCCGGCGGTATTACCGTAGCCGTGCTCACTTTGATTCCCTACAATTATTTTTTGGCCTGGGTGGAGCGGGAAACCGAAGCTATTGAGCAATACGCCACCCGGCTGGAACTCATGATCACGGCGCAACCCCGGGAGGGCTGCTGA
- a CDS encoding LptA/OstA family protein: protein MKLKGFLGILLAVAVWAIPLPAVQAAMPVIKADKQYYDIAQGVHVLKGNVYIAHKNRVVTMGTAKTNMVEVWGAGGVRYAEADHDITLTGSTIYANFRKKRVTLTDEIDFQDGLVGISADRVEFNWETKIAEFQGNVHCSARGTDWTLNEARYNVKTKQFM from the coding sequence ATGAAGCTGAAGGGGTTCCTTGGCATCCTGCTGGCCGTCGCCGTATGGGCCATACCTTTGCCTGCGGTTCAGGCAGCTATGCCGGTCATCAAAGCGGATAAGCAGTATTATGATATTGCCCAGGGGGTCCATGTACTTAAAGGAAACGTGTATATTGCCCATAAAAACCGTGTTGTTACTATGGGAACTGCTAAGACCAATATGGTCGAGGTTTGGGGTGCCGGCGGCGTCCGATATGCGGAAGCAGACCATGATATTACCTTAACCGGCAGTACGATCTACGCTAATTTCAGAAAGAAAAGAGTTACGCTGACCGATGAAATTGATTTCCAAGACGGTCTTGTGGGGATTAGCGCCGATCGGGTGGAGTTTAATTGGGAAACTAAGATTGCTGAATTCCAGGGAAATGTGCACTGCTCCGCCCGCGGAACTGATTGGACGCTGAATGAGGCCCGGTATAATGTAAAAACCAAACAGTTTATGTAG